In Zonotrichia leucophrys gambelii isolate GWCS_2022_RI chromosome 8, RI_Zleu_2.0, whole genome shotgun sequence, one genomic interval encodes:
- the LOC135451183 gene encoding uncharacterized protein LOC135451183, protein MEAILEERITNCGISAAGRRRGALPTQVEPRQDRTEDREAGTSPECWTAPGAHPGSRGRGMTLPSRRRGRGEPGPSWGEPGQLLVRGTAGTGFGSGAAPGIRARLEGSSRRGARRGQRSARGQLPGTGLGSGAAPAGCGWRSTSLSSSSSSSSCARNPASHGGDSDRVRTYLPPTLGQPFVSHLFISYFPQPCCPPCAALARKGCGDPRTGKRILGATVLRGEGMGGNSLAHHPSPSPARVAPECVRNFEPGRLRFPESAGEKSETAGTQDSSGIALKTKERRSVCLGWINSAGEPTGSSTRAAEFGTAMSIGPFHRMCVTEEPTKCTKRDLLLC, encoded by the exons atggAAGCGATTCTCGAGGAAAGAATAACAAATTGTGGGATCTCAGCCGCAGGTAGGAGGAGAGGGGCTTTGCCCACGCAGGTGGAACCCAGACAAGACCGCACCGAGGATCGGGAGGCTGGAACCAGCCCGGAGTGTTGGACGGCGCCGGGGGCTCATCCCGGCAGCCGCGGCCGGGGGATGACGCTCCCCTCGAGGCGGAGGGGGCGCGGGGAGCCGGGACCGAGCTGGGGGGAGCCGGGGCAGCTCCTGGTTCGGGGCACGGCGGGGACGGGGTTCGGCTcgggggcagctcctgggatcAGGGCTCGGCTCGAGGGCAGCTCCCGACGCGGGGCACGGCGGGGACAGCGCTCGGCTAGGGGGCAGCTCCCGGGGACAGGGCTCGGCTcgggggcagctcctgcaggctgcgGGTGGCGCAGCaccagcctctcctcctcctcctcctcctcctcctgcgcCCGCAATCCAGCGAGCCACGGCGGCGATTCCGACCGGGTAAGAACATACCTGCCCCCCACCCTCGGCCAGCCCTTTGTTTctcatctttttatttcgtATTTTCCGCAGCCTTGCTGCCCGCCCTGCGCCGCTCTCGCTCGGAAGGGATGTGGAGATCCCCGAACAGGGAAGCGGATTTTGGGAGCGACCGTGCTGCGGGGAGAGGGGATGGGCGGAAATTCCCTCGCTCATCACCCGAGCCCCTCTCCTGCCCGGG TGGCTCCGGAATGCGTGCGGAATTTTGAG cctggcaggTTGAGGTTTCCAGAATCTGCTGGGGAAAAGTCGGAAACCGCAGGAACCCAAGATTCCTCTGGCATCGCATTG aaaacaaaggagagaCGTAGTGTGTGCCTGGGATGGATCAACAGCGCCGGGGAGCCCAcgggcagcagcaccagagcgGCAGAGTTCGGTACTGCAATGTCCATCGGACCTTTCCATCGCATGTGTGTGACAGAGGAACCCACAAAATGTACAAAAAGAGATTTGCTGCTATGCTAA